From the Microbacterium sp. W4I4 genome, one window contains:
- a CDS encoding DUF1905 domain-containing protein, with translation MQIEFESEVTLWDARTESWFFATLPEELSGEIRELPSPRRGFGSLRVQARIGLTVWTTSIFFSGSAFVLPLKKQVRQAQGIAAGDVITVDLDILDV, from the coding sequence ATGCAGATCGAGTTCGAGAGCGAGGTCACGCTCTGGGATGCCCGGACGGAATCCTGGTTCTTCGCGACGCTGCCCGAGGAGCTCTCCGGCGAGATCCGCGAGCTGCCCAGTCCGCGGCGCGGCTTCGGCTCGCTGCGGGTGCAGGCGCGGATCGGGCTCACGGTCTGGACGACCTCGATCTTCTTCAGCGGATCCGCGTTCGTGCTGCCGCTGAAGAAGCAGGTGCGCCAGGCGCAGGGGATCGCGGCGGGGGACGTCATCACGGTGGATCTCGACATCCTCGACGTGTGA
- a CDS encoding A24 family peptidase, translating to MTLHAVAVLIVHLALVAVGVWLIVVDARTHRLPNRIVLPTLGALIVLVIVEALATADAGRMLRALLGALVLGAFYAAMHLASRQGMGGGDVKLAAVIGLVLAWHGWWTLLLGAAAAFLLGALFALVLMLLKKANRSTRIAFGPWMILGAVLAISMT from the coding sequence ATGACCCTTCACGCCGTCGCCGTGCTGATCGTGCACCTGGCGCTGGTCGCGGTGGGGGTGTGGCTGATCGTCGTCGACGCCCGCACGCACCGGCTGCCGAATCGCATCGTGCTGCCGACGCTCGGCGCCCTGATCGTGCTGGTGATCGTCGAGGCACTGGCGACGGCGGATGCCGGGCGGATGCTGCGCGCCCTTCTGGGAGCGCTCGTCCTCGGGGCCTTCTACGCGGCGATGCACCTGGCGTCCCGGCAGGGGATGGGCGGTGGAGACGTGAAACTCGCCGCCGTGATCGGCCTGGTGCTGGCCTGGCACGGCTGGTGGACCCTGCTGCTGGGGGCGGCTGCGGCCTTCCTGCTCGGGGCGCTCTTCGCACTGGTGCTCATGCTCCTGAAGAAGGCGAACCGGTCCACGCGGATCGCGTTCGGGCCGTGGATGATCCTCGGCGCGGTCCTTGCGATCTCGATGACATGA
- a CDS encoding DNA polymerase Y family protein gives MDAAEPVRMHVLWFPDWPLRAALGAAPPHPPTALVHGGVVTACTESARAHGVRVGQRRRLAQSRMPSLRMLPHDPSQDERAFLPVLRLIEEHAPGVHLLRPGLAALRSRGISRYHGGEEGAAAALRGILAEAGYAETRIGVADGMFTAELAARATTAEHAWSVIPSREARAFLAPLPLQVLGEPELADLLRRLGITTLGEFAALETTAVRERFGEHGARLHALTRGADSRPLTPRPPDPQLAREAAFETPLGQSDQIAFAVRQTADAVMLALADASVVCTEVRIDLTDDDGAVSSRTWLHPTCFDEGDLVDRVRWQLEALAAESARAAQSGEDADAAHAFRGIVAVRIVPVAVDDAAHHQIGLFGSGTDERLHHAVSRVQTMLGHMAVTTAAVSGGRLLADRQVMTPWGERPVMERDPAQPWPGSLPDPLPAEIFVPLRPVRVTDAEGAAVVIGERGEMPHPPALIDDSEVIGWAGPWPVHEHRWDAARSRSGHRFQLLDAQHRAWLVLHSDDGWWAEGRYR, from the coding sequence GTGGATGCCGCAGAACCCGTGCGGATGCACGTGCTGTGGTTTCCGGATTGGCCGCTGCGTGCGGCACTGGGCGCCGCCCCGCCGCATCCGCCCACTGCCCTCGTGCACGGCGGGGTCGTCACCGCCTGCACGGAATCCGCACGGGCGCACGGCGTGCGCGTCGGCCAGCGCCGCCGACTCGCGCAGAGCAGGATGCCGTCGCTGCGGATGCTGCCGCACGACCCTTCGCAGGATGAGCGGGCCTTCCTGCCCGTGCTGCGTCTGATCGAGGAGCATGCTCCCGGCGTGCACCTGCTGCGTCCGGGGCTCGCCGCGCTCCGCTCCCGCGGCATCTCGCGCTATCACGGGGGCGAGGAGGGAGCCGCCGCCGCGCTGCGCGGCATCCTCGCCGAGGCCGGGTACGCCGAGACGCGGATCGGCGTCGCCGACGGGATGTTCACCGCCGAGCTGGCCGCGCGCGCGACCACGGCGGAGCACGCCTGGTCGGTGATCCCCTCACGCGAGGCCAGGGCGTTCCTGGCCCCGCTGCCCCTGCAGGTGCTCGGCGAGCCGGAGCTGGCGGATCTGCTGCGCCGACTGGGGATCACCACGCTCGGCGAGTTCGCCGCACTGGAGACCACGGCGGTGCGGGAGCGCTTCGGCGAGCACGGCGCGCGTCTGCACGCCCTCACCCGCGGCGCGGATTCCCGGCCGCTGACCCCGCGTCCTCCCGACCCGCAGCTGGCCAGGGAGGCCGCCTTCGAGACGCCGCTGGGGCAGTCCGATCAGATCGCCTTCGCCGTGCGGCAGACGGCGGATGCCGTGATGCTCGCCCTCGCCGACGCCTCCGTGGTGTGCACCGAGGTGCGCATCGACCTCACCGACGACGACGGGGCGGTGTCCTCGCGCACCTGGCTGCATCCGACCTGCTTCGACGAGGGCGACCTCGTCGACCGGGTCCGCTGGCAGCTCGAGGCGCTCGCGGCGGAGTCCGCGCGGGCGGCGCAGTCCGGGGAGGATGCCGATGCCGCGCACGCCTTCCGTGGGATCGTCGCCGTGCGCATCGTCCCGGTGGCGGTGGACGATGCCGCGCATCACCAGATCGGCCTGTTCGGCTCCGGGACGGATGAGCGCCTGCACCATGCCGTCTCGCGGGTGCAGACGATGCTCGGGCACATGGCCGTCACGACCGCCGCTGTGTCGGGCGGCCGTCTGCTCGCCGATCGGCAGGTGATGACGCCGTGGGGCGAGCGTCCGGTCATGGAGCGCGACCCCGCCCAGCCCTGGCCGGGGAGCCTGCCGGATCCGCTGCCCGCCGAGATCTTCGTTCCCCTGCGCCCGGTGCGGGTGACGGATGCCGAGGGCGCTGCCGTCGTCATCGGCGAGCGCGGCGAGATGCCGCATCCGCCCGCTCTCATCGACGACAGCGAGGTGATCGGCTGGGCCGGCCCCTGGCCCGTGCACGAGCACCGCTGGGATGCCGCGCGCAGCCGATCGGGACATCGCTTCCAGCTGCTGGACGCCCAGCACCGCGCCTGGCTGGTGCTGCACTCCGATGACGGCTGGTGGGCCGAGGGGCGGTACCGCTGA